A genomic segment from Spinacia oleracea cultivar Varoflay chromosome 3, BTI_SOV_V1, whole genome shotgun sequence encodes:
- the LOC110789202 gene encoding ABC transporter C family member 8 isoform X1 gives MLMILPQIKTMALAPFTTLLGLFLEEKGGTFDNLGSSSFHRTVIDAVNLIFLVFFYLVLALTICYKEQNQRSYRRNWFFFIVTVCTTLVSIAYLSTGSWYYLLSSSEKVKKLIWQIYVFRGVVWLSLAVSLNVQRSRRVIKVLVCTWWTSFFVLSSVLDAELLIREQIHVSDVVQWPITGLLFVCAVKVMMLRHDSSLSESLLVPQPHRVKLSFLSSLIFTWLNPLLKLGYSKPLSLEDIPCLFSEDEANLAYKKFSNEWDTLMIKDAKNKQKNLVIRVLVKVYLKEMIFDGVLALTRTITVVVSPLLLYAFIRYSDDSSTDTTEHDLYRGLFWLGCLVVVKVVESLSQRQWSFHSKKSGMRIRSALMVAIFHKQMKLSTVAKKLHSTGEIVNYIMVDAYRMGEIAWYFHSSWNCVLQLFLSLGILIGVVGLGALPALVPLVICGVFNIPFAKRLRECKAESMSAQDKRLRSTSEILCSMKIIKLQSWEEHFLKLINSLRDNEFKWLRDAQHNVANCTALFWLSPTIISSMAFWGCSFFRSAPLDAVTMFTIIATLAVMGEPVVQLPMVFSSMIQAMVSFDRINKFLLDDEVDVTDSVGSSIFTSQENSVKLQAGNFSWDSESPTLTLRDLSLEVRPGEKVAICGPVGAGKSSLLYAILGEMPKISGRVDVFGSIAYVSQSAWIQSGTIRDNICYGKPMDKNMYEKAINACALGKDIMNFSHGDLTEIGQRGINLSGGQKQRLQLARAVYSDADIYLLDDPFSAVDAHTAAALFKNCVMGALKNKIVILVTHQVEFLSQVDKVLVLKDGQVTQCGSYEDLLMTGTTFEKLVNAHKRAVTQLGPSSIAPELDKAAIERPMVFSNTCDDNKDTPTKLLPQQLTEEEEKEVGNVGYTPYLDYISTSKGLTVLILSVISQIGFVALQAASRYWLAYAVQIPELSMGKLIGVYAGLSFLSIIFVHLRSLFTVQLGLKASKAFFESFMNSIFRAPILFFDSTPVGRILTRASSDFSILDFEIPFGISYVSSVAIEVTGIILVMALVTWQVLIVGVFTLVASKYFQIQYQASAREIIRINGTTKAPIMNYAAEASQGMITIRAFKKVDQFFDNYLKLVDTDAKLFFYSNTAMEWLILRIEALQNMTLFTAAFLFIILPKGSVPPGFVGLSLSYALSLKGIYAFMIQWYCNISNYIVSVERIKQFMNIEPEPQTVVEDNRPPSSWPSKGRVELQDLKIKYQQSAPLVLKGITCVFKEGTRVGIVGRTGSGKTTLISALFRLVEPHSGTICIDGVNICRIGLKDLRTKLSVIPQEPTLFRGCIRSNMDPLGLYSDAQIWEALEKCQLRLTVSSLQNQLDSLVGDEGENWSMGQRQLFCLGRVLLRRNKILVLDEATASIDSETDAVLQKIIREEFCECTVITVAHRVPTVTDSDMVMVLSNGEVVEYDEPSKLMQCNSAFSNLVAEYWSSLHCKVSSSHKLGND, from the exons ATGTTGATGATTTTGCCGCAAATCAAAACCATGGCTTTGGCTCCCTTCACCACCTTACTAG GGCTTTTCCTTGAGGAGAAAGGAGGCACATTTGATAATTTGGGTTCTTCCTCGTTTCACAGAACTGTAATAGATGCTGTCAACCTTATCTTCCTCGTCTTCTTTTATTTGGTACTTGCGCTAACAATCTGTTACAAAGAGCAAAACCAAAGGAGTTACAGAAGGAACTGGTTCTTTTTCATCGTTACAGTATGTACCACTCTTGTTAGTATCGCGTATCTCAGTACAGGATCATGGTACTACCTTCTATCAAGTTCTGAGAAAGTGAAGAAACTAATTTGGCAAATTTATGTTTTTAGGGGAGTAGTTTGGTTATCCTTAGCTGTGTCTTTGAACGTTCAAAGATCAAGACGGGTCATCAAGGTTTTAGTATGTACATGGTGGACATCTTTCTTTGTACTGTCCTCAGTTTTAGACGCGGAGTTACTCATAAGAGAACAGATTCATGTCTCAGATGTTGTGCAGTGGCCGATAACTGGTTTGTTGTTTGTTTGCGCTGTCAAAGTGATGATGCTAAGACATGATTCTAGTTTATCAGAGTCATTATTAGTACCTCAACCTCACCGAGTTAAGCTCAGTTTCTTAAGTAGTTTGATCTTCACTTGGCTTAATCCATTACTTAAATTAGGCTACTCGAAACCCTTAAGTCTCGAGGACATCCCCTGTCTGTTTTCTGAAGATGAAGCGAATTTAGCCTACAAGAAGTTCAGCAATGAGTGGGACACCTTGATGATCAAAGATGCAAAGAACAAGCAAAAAAACCTGGTTATTAGAGTCTTAGTTAAAGTTTACTTGAAAGAGATGATATTTGACGGGGTACTTGCTTTAACTAGAACGATAACTGTAGTCGTTTCACCCTTACTACTCTACGCTTTCATCAGATACTCAGATGACAGCAGTACTGATACTACTGAACATGATCTGTATCGAGGTCTGTTCTGGTTAGGATGTCTGGTAGTTGTAAAGGTGGTTGAATCTTTATCACAAAGGCAATGGAGTTTTCACTCGAAAAAGTCAGGAATGAGAATAAGGTCTGCTTTAATGGTGGCTATCTTCCACAAACAGATGAAACTCTCTACTGTGGCTAAAAAACTGCACTCCACTGGTGAGATTGTTAACTACATTATGGTGGATGCTTATCGGATGGGTGAAATCGCGTGGTATTTTCATTCATCCTGGAATTGTGTACTACAGCTTTTTCTGTCACTAGGAATACTTATAGGAGTTGTGGGATTAGGAGCTTTACCTGCCTTGGTCCCACTCGTTATCTGCGGGGTATTCAACATCCCGTTTGCCAAACGACTTCGGGAATGCAAAGCCGAGTCCATGTCAGCGCAGGATAAAAGACTTAGATCAACTTCAGAGATCCTCTGCAGTATGAAGATCATTAAGTTACAATCATGGGAAGAACATTTCCTGAAACTGATAAATTCACTACGAGATAACGAGTTTAAATGGTTGAGGGATGCACAGCATAACGTTGCTAACTGTACCGCGTTGTTTTGGTTATCTCCAACGATAATTTCTTCAATGGCCTTTTGGGGTTGCTCGTTTTTCAGGAGTGCTCCGTTGGATGCTGTCACGATGTTTACTATCATTGCGACTTTAGCTGTTATGGGGGAACCAGTTGTGCAGTTGCCTATGGTTTTCTCTTCAATGATCCAAGCAATGGTGTCGTTTGACAGGATCAATAAGTTTCTGCTAGACGATGAAGTGGATGTTACTGATTCAGTTGGAAGCAGTATATTCACAAGTCAAGAGAACAGTGTAAAATTACAAGCCGGAAATTTCAGCTGGGATTCAGAATCTCCAACATTAACCTTGAGAGACTTGTCTTTAGAGGTGAGGCCGGGTGAGAAAGTTGCAATCTGTGGACCTGTTGGAGCTGGGAAATCTTCGCTCCTATATGCTATACTCGGTGAAATGCCCAAAATTTCTGGCAGG GTTGATGTGTTTGGATCAATAGCATATGTTTCTCAAAGTGCTTGGATACAAAGTGGGACAATTCGTGATAATATATGCTATGGTAAGCCAATGGACAAGAACATGTATGAGAAGGCCATCAATGCTTGTGCACTGGGTAAGGATATCATGAACTTTAGCCATGGTGATCTGACAGAGATTGGCCAAAGAGGTATAAATTTGAGCGGAGGGCAGAAACAGCGGCTTCAACTAGCTCGAGCTGTTTACAGTGATGCTGATATTTACCTCCTTGATGACCCTTTCAGTGCAGTTGACGCGCATACTGCAGCAGCCTTATTTAAG AACTGTGTCATGGGTGCTTTAAAGAACAAGATTGTGATTCTGGTCACCCATCAAGTAGAGTTTCTGTCACAAGTTGATAAAGTTCTG GTTCTGAAAGATGGTCAAGTTACACAATGCGGAAGCTATGAGGATCTTTTGATGACTGGAACAACATTTGAGAAGCTTGTCAATGCTCATAAGAGGGCAGTCACACAGTTAGGTCCTTCAAGTATTGCACCAGAACTTGACAAGGCGGCAATTGAAAGACCAATGGTGTTTTCCAACACTTGTGACGACAACAAAGACACTCCTACGAAACTTTTACCGCAACAACTAACAGAAGAGGAGGAGAAAGAAGTCGGGAATGTAGGATACACGCCGTACTTGGATTACATATCTACCTCGAAAGGCTTAACTGTGTTAATTCTAAGTGTGATCTCACAAATTGGTTTTGTAGCTTTGCAAGCTGCTTCAAGATATTGGTTGGCTTACGCCGTTCAGATCCCTGAACTAAGCATGGGTAAACTAATAGGGGTTTATGCTGGCCTTTCTTTCCTTAGTATAATATTTGTACACCTGAGGTCTTTGTTCACAGTTCAGCTAGGTCTTAAAGCTTCCAAAGCTTTTTTCGAGAGTTTCATGAATTCGATATTCAGAGCTCCTATACTTTTCTTCGATTCAACTCCAGTTGGACGAATACTGACTAGA GCATCATCAGATTTTAgcattttggattttgaaataccTTTTGGAATTTCCTATGTCTCGTCTGTTGCAATTGAGGTCACGGGGATTATTCTGGTCATGGCATTGGTCACCTGGCAGGTACTCATTGTGGGAGTTTTTACCCTGGTAGCATCAAAATATTTTCAG ATTCAGTATCAAGCTTCTGCAAGGGAGATTATACGTATAAATGGAACCACAAAGGCACCGATCATGAACTATGCAGCTGAAGCATCTCAAGGAATGATAACTATTAGGGCATTCAAAAAAGTAGACCAGTTTTTCGACAACTACCTGAAACTTGTCGATACTGATGCAAAGCTTTTCTTCTACTCAAACACGGCTATGGAATGGTTGATTTTAAGAATTGAGGCTCTTCAGAATATGACACTCTTTACAGCTGCTTTTCTGTTCATTATACTTCCTAAGGGTTCCGTTCCCCCAG GATTTGTGGGGCTTTCTCTTTCCTATGCTTTGTCATTGAAGGGCATCTACGCCTTCATGATACAGTGGTACTGTAACATATCAAACTACATCGTTTCAGTTGAAAGAATTAAACAGTTCATGAACATAGAACCCGAGCCTCAAACTGTCGTTGAAGATAATAGACCTCCATCTTCTTGGCCTTCAAAGGGTAGGGTTGAGCTACAAGATCTCAAG ATAAAATACCAGCAAAGTGCTCCACTCGTACTCAAGGGAATCACTTGTGTTTTCAAAGAGGGTACAAGAGTAGGAATCGTGGGAAGAACAGGAAGTGGGAAAACAACACTGATAAGTGCATTGTTTCGGTTAGTAGAGCCTCACAGCGGAACAATCTGTATAGATGgcgtaaacatttgcagaatTGGACTCAAAGATTTAAGGACTAAACTCAGTGTCATTCCTCAAGAACCAACTCTCTTTCGAGGTTGCATTAGATCTAACATGGACCCTCTTGGTCTATACTCTGATGCTCAAATATGGGAG GCACTGGAGAAGTGTCAACTTAGGCTTACAGTGAGCAGCCTTCAGAATCAGCTTGACTCATTAG TTGGTGATGAAGGCGAAAATTGGAGCATGGGACAGCGCCAGTTATTTTGTCTAGGGAGAGTCCTCTTGAGAAGGAACAAAATTCTGGTGTTAGACGAGGCCACGGCTTCTATAGATTCTGAGACTGATGCAGTCCTTCAGAAAATCATCAGAGAAGAATTTTGTGAATGCACTGTAATAACGGTTGCGCACAGGGTCCCGACTGTAACAGACAGTGACATGGTCATGGTTCTCTCTAATG GTGAGGTGGTGGAGTATGATGAACCCTCTAAACTGATGCAGTGCAATTCGGCGTTTTCTAACCTTGTTGCTGAATATTGGTCCAGCCTGCACTGCAAGGTTAGCTCCTCCCATAAACTCGGCAATGACTAG
- the LOC110789202 gene encoding ABC transporter C family member 8 isoform X4: MMLRHDSSLSESLLVPQPHRVKLSFLSSLIFTWLNPLLKLGYSKPLSLEDIPCLFSEDEANLAYKKFSNEWDTLMIKDAKNKQKNLVIRVLVKVYLKEMIFDGVLALTRTITVVVSPLLLYAFIRYSDDSSTDTTEHDLYRGLFWLGCLVVVKVVESLSQRQWSFHSKKSGMRIRSALMVAIFHKQMKLSTVAKKLHSTGEIVNYIMVDAYRMGEIAWYFHSSWNCVLQLFLSLGILIGVVGLGALPALVPLVICGVFNIPFAKRLRECKAESMSAQDKRLRSTSEILCSMKIIKLQSWEEHFLKLINSLRDNEFKWLRDAQHNVANCTALFWLSPTIISSMAFWGCSFFRSAPLDAVTMFTIIATLAVMGEPVVQLPMVFSSMIQAMVSFDRINKFLLDDEVDVTDSVGSSIFTSQENSVKLQAGNFSWDSESPTLTLRDLSLEVRPGEKVAICGPVGAGKSSLLYAILGEMPKISGRVDVFGSIAYVSQSAWIQSGTIRDNICYGKPMDKNMYEKAINACALGKDIMNFSHGDLTEIGQRGINLSGGQKQRLQLARAVYSDADIYLLDDPFSAVDAHTAAALFKNCVMGALKNKIVILVTHQVEFLSQVDKVLVLKDGQVTQCGSYEDLLMTGTTFEKLVNAHKRAVTQLGPSSIAPELDKAAIERPMVFSNTCDDNKDTPTKLLPQQLTEEEEKEVGNVGYTPYLDYISTSKGLTVLILSVISQIGFVALQAASRYWLAYAVQIPELSMGKLIGVYAGLSFLSIIFVHLRSLFTVQLGLKASKAFFESFMNSIFRAPILFFDSTPVGRILTRASSDFSILDFEIPFGISYVSSVAIEVTGIILVMALVTWQVLIVGVFTLVASKYFQIQYQASAREIIRINGTTKAPIMNYAAEASQGMITIRAFKKVDQFFDNYLKLVDTDAKLFFYSNTAMEWLILRIEALQNMTLFTAAFLFIILPKGSVPPGFVGLSLSYALSLKGIYAFMIQWYCNISNYIVSVERIKQFMNIEPEPQTVVEDNRPPSSWPSKGRVELQDLKIKYQQSAPLVLKGITCVFKEGTRVGIVGRTGSGKTTLISALFRLVEPHSGTICIDGVNICRIGLKDLRTKLSVIPQEPTLFRGCIRSNMDPLGLYSDAQIWEALEKCQLRLTVSSLQNQLDSLVGDEGENWSMGQRQLFCLGRVLLRRNKILVLDEATASIDSETDAVLQKIIREEFCECTVITVAHRVPTVTDSDMVMVLSNGEVVEYDEPSKLMQCNSAFSNLVAEYWSSLHCKVSSSHKLGND, translated from the exons ATGATGCTAAGACATGATTCTAGTTTATCAGAGTCATTATTAGTACCTCAACCTCACCGAGTTAAGCTCAGTTTCTTAAGTAGTTTGATCTTCACTTGGCTTAATCCATTACTTAAATTAGGCTACTCGAAACCCTTAAGTCTCGAGGACATCCCCTGTCTGTTTTCTGAAGATGAAGCGAATTTAGCCTACAAGAAGTTCAGCAATGAGTGGGACACCTTGATGATCAAAGATGCAAAGAACAAGCAAAAAAACCTGGTTATTAGAGTCTTAGTTAAAGTTTACTTGAAAGAGATGATATTTGACGGGGTACTTGCTTTAACTAGAACGATAACTGTAGTCGTTTCACCCTTACTACTCTACGCTTTCATCAGATACTCAGATGACAGCAGTACTGATACTACTGAACATGATCTGTATCGAGGTCTGTTCTGGTTAGGATGTCTGGTAGTTGTAAAGGTGGTTGAATCTTTATCACAAAGGCAATGGAGTTTTCACTCGAAAAAGTCAGGAATGAGAATAAGGTCTGCTTTAATGGTGGCTATCTTCCACAAACAGATGAAACTCTCTACTGTGGCTAAAAAACTGCACTCCACTGGTGAGATTGTTAACTACATTATGGTGGATGCTTATCGGATGGGTGAAATCGCGTGGTATTTTCATTCATCCTGGAATTGTGTACTACAGCTTTTTCTGTCACTAGGAATACTTATAGGAGTTGTGGGATTAGGAGCTTTACCTGCCTTGGTCCCACTCGTTATCTGCGGGGTATTCAACATCCCGTTTGCCAAACGACTTCGGGAATGCAAAGCCGAGTCCATGTCAGCGCAGGATAAAAGACTTAGATCAACTTCAGAGATCCTCTGCAGTATGAAGATCATTAAGTTACAATCATGGGAAGAACATTTCCTGAAACTGATAAATTCACTACGAGATAACGAGTTTAAATGGTTGAGGGATGCACAGCATAACGTTGCTAACTGTACCGCGTTGTTTTGGTTATCTCCAACGATAATTTCTTCAATGGCCTTTTGGGGTTGCTCGTTTTTCAGGAGTGCTCCGTTGGATGCTGTCACGATGTTTACTATCATTGCGACTTTAGCTGTTATGGGGGAACCAGTTGTGCAGTTGCCTATGGTTTTCTCTTCAATGATCCAAGCAATGGTGTCGTTTGACAGGATCAATAAGTTTCTGCTAGACGATGAAGTGGATGTTACTGATTCAGTTGGAAGCAGTATATTCACAAGTCAAGAGAACAGTGTAAAATTACAAGCCGGAAATTTCAGCTGGGATTCAGAATCTCCAACATTAACCTTGAGAGACTTGTCTTTAGAGGTGAGGCCGGGTGAGAAAGTTGCAATCTGTGGACCTGTTGGAGCTGGGAAATCTTCGCTCCTATATGCTATACTCGGTGAAATGCCCAAAATTTCTGGCAGG GTTGATGTGTTTGGATCAATAGCATATGTTTCTCAAAGTGCTTGGATACAAAGTGGGACAATTCGTGATAATATATGCTATGGTAAGCCAATGGACAAGAACATGTATGAGAAGGCCATCAATGCTTGTGCACTGGGTAAGGATATCATGAACTTTAGCCATGGTGATCTGACAGAGATTGGCCAAAGAGGTATAAATTTGAGCGGAGGGCAGAAACAGCGGCTTCAACTAGCTCGAGCTGTTTACAGTGATGCTGATATTTACCTCCTTGATGACCCTTTCAGTGCAGTTGACGCGCATACTGCAGCAGCCTTATTTAAG AACTGTGTCATGGGTGCTTTAAAGAACAAGATTGTGATTCTGGTCACCCATCAAGTAGAGTTTCTGTCACAAGTTGATAAAGTTCTG GTTCTGAAAGATGGTCAAGTTACACAATGCGGAAGCTATGAGGATCTTTTGATGACTGGAACAACATTTGAGAAGCTTGTCAATGCTCATAAGAGGGCAGTCACACAGTTAGGTCCTTCAAGTATTGCACCAGAACTTGACAAGGCGGCAATTGAAAGACCAATGGTGTTTTCCAACACTTGTGACGACAACAAAGACACTCCTACGAAACTTTTACCGCAACAACTAACAGAAGAGGAGGAGAAAGAAGTCGGGAATGTAGGATACACGCCGTACTTGGATTACATATCTACCTCGAAAGGCTTAACTGTGTTAATTCTAAGTGTGATCTCACAAATTGGTTTTGTAGCTTTGCAAGCTGCTTCAAGATATTGGTTGGCTTACGCCGTTCAGATCCCTGAACTAAGCATGGGTAAACTAATAGGGGTTTATGCTGGCCTTTCTTTCCTTAGTATAATATTTGTACACCTGAGGTCTTTGTTCACAGTTCAGCTAGGTCTTAAAGCTTCCAAAGCTTTTTTCGAGAGTTTCATGAATTCGATATTCAGAGCTCCTATACTTTTCTTCGATTCAACTCCAGTTGGACGAATACTGACTAGA GCATCATCAGATTTTAgcattttggattttgaaataccTTTTGGAATTTCCTATGTCTCGTCTGTTGCAATTGAGGTCACGGGGATTATTCTGGTCATGGCATTGGTCACCTGGCAGGTACTCATTGTGGGAGTTTTTACCCTGGTAGCATCAAAATATTTTCAG ATTCAGTATCAAGCTTCTGCAAGGGAGATTATACGTATAAATGGAACCACAAAGGCACCGATCATGAACTATGCAGCTGAAGCATCTCAAGGAATGATAACTATTAGGGCATTCAAAAAAGTAGACCAGTTTTTCGACAACTACCTGAAACTTGTCGATACTGATGCAAAGCTTTTCTTCTACTCAAACACGGCTATGGAATGGTTGATTTTAAGAATTGAGGCTCTTCAGAATATGACACTCTTTACAGCTGCTTTTCTGTTCATTATACTTCCTAAGGGTTCCGTTCCCCCAG GATTTGTGGGGCTTTCTCTTTCCTATGCTTTGTCATTGAAGGGCATCTACGCCTTCATGATACAGTGGTACTGTAACATATCAAACTACATCGTTTCAGTTGAAAGAATTAAACAGTTCATGAACATAGAACCCGAGCCTCAAACTGTCGTTGAAGATAATAGACCTCCATCTTCTTGGCCTTCAAAGGGTAGGGTTGAGCTACAAGATCTCAAG ATAAAATACCAGCAAAGTGCTCCACTCGTACTCAAGGGAATCACTTGTGTTTTCAAAGAGGGTACAAGAGTAGGAATCGTGGGAAGAACAGGAAGTGGGAAAACAACACTGATAAGTGCATTGTTTCGGTTAGTAGAGCCTCACAGCGGAACAATCTGTATAGATGgcgtaaacatttgcagaatTGGACTCAAAGATTTAAGGACTAAACTCAGTGTCATTCCTCAAGAACCAACTCTCTTTCGAGGTTGCATTAGATCTAACATGGACCCTCTTGGTCTATACTCTGATGCTCAAATATGGGAG GCACTGGAGAAGTGTCAACTTAGGCTTACAGTGAGCAGCCTTCAGAATCAGCTTGACTCATTAG TTGGTGATGAAGGCGAAAATTGGAGCATGGGACAGCGCCAGTTATTTTGTCTAGGGAGAGTCCTCTTGAGAAGGAACAAAATTCTGGTGTTAGACGAGGCCACGGCTTCTATAGATTCTGAGACTGATGCAGTCCTTCAGAAAATCATCAGAGAAGAATTTTGTGAATGCACTGTAATAACGGTTGCGCACAGGGTCCCGACTGTAACAGACAGTGACATGGTCATGGTTCTCTCTAATG GTGAGGTGGTGGAGTATGATGAACCCTCTAAACTGATGCAGTGCAATTCGGCGTTTTCTAACCTTGTTGCTGAATATTGGTCCAGCCTGCACTGCAAGGTTAGCTCCTCCCATAAACTCGGCAATGACTAG